Proteins from a single region of Butyrivibrio fibrisolvens:
- the pgsA gene encoding CDP-diacylglycerol--glycerol-3-phosphate 3-phosphatidyltransferase — MNLPNKLTLLRVIMIPFFVAAMLTGFKWIALVLFVVASLTDLADGKIARKYNLVTDFGKFMDPLADKMLVISALICLVGMDRIWTWIVILIVAREFIISGFRLVAAEKGKVIAASMWGKFKTTFQMIMVIMMIIDVDYAWSDAGVFGQIYGVLTWIITIVAVALTIISLADYLVKNWSVMDGQL, encoded by the coding sequence ATGAATTTACCCAACAAATTGACTTTACTTCGAGTTATCATGATTCCTTTCTTTGTAGCAGCAATGCTTACAGGATTTAAGTGGATCGCACTTGTGCTTTTTGTTGTAGCGAGCCTTACAGATCTTGCTGATGGCAAGATCGCACGTAAATACAATCTTGTAACTGACTTTGGTAAGTTTATGGATCCCCTTGCTGATAAGATGCTTGTAATCTCAGCTCTTATCTGCCTTGTAGGTATGGATCGTATTTGGACATGGATTGTAATCTTAATTGTAGCCAGAGAGTTTATCATAAGCGGTTTCAGACTTGTAGCTGCCGAAAAAGGTAAAGTAATTGCAGCCAGCATGTGGGGCAAGTTTAAGACAACTTTCCAGATGATCATGGTTATCATGATGATCATCGATGTAGATTATGCGTGGAGCGATGCAGGAGTGTTCGGACAGATCTATGGAGTTCTGACATGGATCATTACTATTGTCGCAGTTGCTCTTACAATCATCTCACTTGCAGATTATCTGGTTAAGAACTGGAGCGTTATGGACGGACAGTTATAA
- a CDS encoding DEAD/DEAH box helicase: MSDILEDLEIFGLGDEKFKHREENVYSQIGKKRGVFGKKKNHDILSDSSFSKDSHAKEEKIEKVDKAIDIKDTEIEFKEIRTENNSNEEIEEVLDSKVNEVADEVDENEDKEDNRIRYDESELDERIIRAVSEMGFEYMSPIQAAAIPVMLKGKDIIGQAQTGTGKTAAFGIPVLSNVNPEDKRLQAVILCPTRELAMQAADDLRDFAKYMHGIKTLAVYGGQDIMRQIKALSQGVQIVVGTPGRVMDHMRRHTMKMDAVKTLVLDEADEMLDMGFREDIETVLKGMPEDRQTALFSATMPKPILDITRQYQKADAEYIRMTPKEITVKSIEQSYFVIPREMKFEVLTRLIDYYQPQRSLIFANTKRMVDQLASMLKDRGYQADGLHGDLSQNQRDMVMNIFRNGRINILIATDVAARGIDVSGVDCVFNFDIPEDIEYYVHRIGRTGRAGKSGKSFTLCSGREVYKIRDIEKICHTKIEERKVPSAKDITKAKSQKVFAEVIDVIENGDIDSVTAFIAQKVEEGEYTAEQLAAGFMRLKMGKDVEDLKIPERRRGGRDGRGRGSRDGARAGFGRGSRDGKGGRSYSRDGRGDRNSRGSGRDGKGSRFGKDGRESGRYSRDGRSGRDARGAKSFDKDSKSFRKSDRSGRKKDSMRVERSQERFFGRVAIKTKGSDGKYHNA, encoded by the coding sequence ATGAGCGATATTTTAGAAGATCTTGAGATTTTTGGTCTTGGAGACGAGAAATTCAAGCACAGAGAGGAAAATGTTTACAGCCAGATAGGCAAGAAGAGAGGCGTATTTGGTAAGAAGAAAAATCATGACATTCTTTCAGATTCATCTTTTTCCAAGGATAGTCATGCAAAAGAAGAAAAGATAGAAAAGGTAGATAAAGCAATAGATATTAAAGATACAGAAATAGAATTCAAAGAAATCCGAACAGAAAATAATTCAAACGAAGAAATCGAAGAAGTATTAGATTCAAAAGTAAATGAAGTAGCTGATGAAGTTGATGAGAATGAGGATAAAGAAGATAACCGCATTCGTTACGATGAGTCAGAGCTTGATGAGAGGATCATCAGAGCGGTATCAGAGATGGGATTTGAGTATATGTCTCCTATCCAGGCTGCAGCGATCCCTGTAATGCTCAAGGGTAAGGATATCATCGGCCAGGCTCAGACTGGTACAGGTAAGACAGCTGCTTTCGGTATTCCGGTTCTTTCAAATGTTAATCCTGAAGATAAGCGCCTTCAGGCAGTAATTCTTTGTCCTACAAGAGAGCTTGCTATGCAGGCTGCTGATGACCTTAGAGATTTTGCTAAATATATGCACGGTATCAAGACTCTTGCTGTTTATGGCGGTCAGGATATCATGCGTCAGATCAAGGCTCTGTCTCAGGGCGTTCAGATCGTTGTAGGAACACCTGGACGTGTTATGGACCACATGAGACGTCACACAATGAAGATGGATGCTGTTAAGACTCTTGTCCTTGACGAAGCAGATGAGATGCTTGATATGGGCTTTAGAGAAGATATTGAGACAGTCCTTAAGGGAATGCCTGAAGATCGCCAGACAGCTCTTTTCTCAGCTACAATGCCTAAGCCTATCCTTGATATCACAAGACAGTACCAGAAGGCTGATGCTGAGTACATCCGCATGACTCCTAAGGAGATCACTGTTAAGTCTATCGAGCAGTCTTATTTCGTGATCCCTAGAGAGATGAAGTTTGAGGTTCTTACAAGACTTATCGATTATTATCAGCCTCAGAGATCTCTTATCTTCGCTAATACTAAGAGAATGGTTGATCAGCTTGCAAGCATGCTCAAAGACAGAGGCTATCAGGCTGATGGACTTCATGGTGACCTTTCACAGAACCAGCGTGATATGGTCATGAATATATTCAGAAACGGCCGCATCAACATCCTCATTGCTACTGACGTTGCAGCAAGAGGTATCGATGTAAGCGGCGTTGACTGCGTATTTAACTTCGATATCCCTGAAGATATCGAGTACTACGTTCATCGTATCGGACGTACAGGTCGTGCAGGTAAGAGTGGTAAGTCATTCACTCTTTGCTCAGGCCGTGAAGTATATAAAATCCGTGATATCGAGAAGATCTGCCACACCAAGATCGAGGAGCGCAAGGTCCCTTCTGCTAAGGATATCACTAAGGCTAAGTCACAGAAGGTATTCGCTGAAGTTATCGACGTTATCGAGAACGGCGATATTGATTCTGTTACAGCATTTATCGCTCAGAAGGTTGAAGAGGGCGAATACACTGCAGAGCAGCTTGCAGCTGGCTTCATGAGACTCAAGATGGGTAAGGACGTTGAAGACCTTAAGATTCCTGAGAGAAGAAGAGGCGGACGTGACGGAAGAGGCAGAGGCTCTCGTGACGGCGCAAGAGCTGGCTTCGGAAGAGGCTCAAGAGACGGAAAGGGCGGTCGCAGCTACTCACGTGATGGTCGTGGCGATAGAAATTCCAGAGGTTCAGGCCGTGATGGCAAGGGCTCAAGATTTGGCAAGGACGGCAGAGAGTCAGGAAGATACAGCCGCGATGGAAGAAGTGGTAGAGATGCTAGAGGCGCTAAGTCTTTTGACAAGGATTCAAAGAGCTTTAGAAAGAGCGACAGATCCGGCAGAAAGAAAGACTCTATGAGAGTTGAAAGAAGCCAGGAGCGTTTCTTTGGAAGAGTTGCTATTAAGACCAAAGGTTCTGATGGCAAGTACCACAATGCATAA
- a CDS encoding CinA family protein, which produces MNENEMLVRVLAQKKMTISCAESCTGGMVAAAITDVAGSSEVFKRSFVTYCDEAKHEMLGVDQDILDNYTAVSPQCAEAMARGCAKNAGADVAVSVTGIAGPGGGTEDTPVGCVYIGFYVNGMAVTERHLFDGDRRQVRRQAAERAIHGMLGLLQ; this is translated from the coding sequence TTGAACGAGAATGAAATGCTTGTGCGTGTTCTTGCGCAGAAGAAAATGACAATATCATGCGCTGAGTCCTGTACAGGTGGCATGGTAGCTGCGGCAATAACAGATGTTGCCGGATCATCAGAAGTTTTTAAAAGAAGCTTTGTTACATATTGTGATGAAGCCAAGCACGAAATGCTTGGAGTTGATCAGGATATTCTTGATAACTATACTGCGGTAAGTCCCCAGTGCGCTGAGGCCATGGCGCGTGGATGTGCAAAGAATGCAGGAGCAGATGTAGCTGTTTCTGTAACAGGTATCGCAGGACCGGGTGGTGGAACAGAAGATACACCGGTTGGATGTGTTTACATAGGATTCTATGTAAATGGAATGGCAGTAACAGAAAGACACTTGTTTGACGGAGACAGAAGACAGGTGCGCAGACAGGCGGCAGAACGTGCAATACACGGTATGCTGGGTCTTCTGCAGTAA
- the rimO gene encoding 30S ribosomal protein S12 methylthiotransferase RimO: protein MKILFVSLGCEKNRVETEYMLGILNEHGYEFTDDALDAEAAVVNTCCFINDAKQESIDTILELAEYRKSGKMRALIVAGCLGQRYKEEIQKEIPEVDEIIGTTAYDKIVEALDNVLKGQVQNYFESIDRKPTTHKRILSTGTPYSYLKIAEGCNKNCTYCIIPKVRGHYRSVPMEVLIEEARDLADNGIKELIIVAQETTVYGVDLYGRKMLPELLTELCKIEELEWIRVMYCYPEEITDELIEVMKKEEKICHYLDLPIQSGSDRILKKMGRRTDNADIRRIVEKLRKEIPDICLRTTLISGFPGENADDHNQTMKLISDLKFDRLGVFTYSPEEDTVAATMEDQVPERTKKTRRTKLMKMQQEFAFDGAKKMVGRKLKAIIEGRIGDDDPDTDDLGRPLYTYVARTYKDSPDIDGFLFIEDVPYDLMSGKFVDVRIKGSDGYDLIGEIDDEE from the coding sequence ATGAAAATTTTGTTTGTTTCGCTTGGATGCGAAAAAAACCGTGTAGAAACCGAGTATATGCTCGGTATTCTTAACGAGCACGGATATGAATTTACAGACGATGCGCTTGATGCAGAAGCAGCAGTGGTCAACACCTGCTGCTTTATTAATGATGCTAAGCAGGAAAGTATTGATACTATCTTAGAGCTTGCCGAGTACCGCAAAAGTGGTAAGATGAGAGCTCTTATAGTAGCAGGCTGTCTTGGTCAGCGCTATAAAGAAGAGATTCAGAAAGAGATTCCTGAAGTTGATGAGATTATTGGTACAACTGCTTATGACAAGATAGTTGAAGCTCTGGACAATGTTCTTAAAGGTCAGGTTCAGAACTATTTTGAAAGCATAGACAGAAAGCCTACAACTCACAAGAGAATCCTTTCAACAGGTACACCTTACAGCTATCTTAAGATCGCTGAGGGCTGTAACAAGAACTGTACATACTGCATTATCCCTAAGGTTCGTGGTCATTATAGAAGCGTTCCTATGGAAGTTCTTATAGAAGAAGCCAGGGACCTTGCAGATAATGGTATTAAAGAGCTTATCATCGTAGCTCAGGAGACTACTGTATATGGCGTAGATCTTTATGGGCGCAAGATGCTACCGGAACTACTTACTGAGCTTTGTAAGATCGAAGAGCTTGAGTGGATCCGTGTAATGTACTGTTATCCAGAAGAGATAACAGATGAGCTCATTGAAGTTATGAAGAAGGAAGAGAAGATCTGTCATTATCTTGATCTTCCGATACAGTCAGGAAGCGACCGCATCCTTAAGAAGATGGGAAGACGTACTGACAATGCAGATATCAGAAGAATAGTAGAAAAGCTCCGCAAGGAGATCCCTGATATCTGTCTTCGCACAACCCTTATTTCAGGGTTCCCCGGTGAAAATGCTGATGACCATAATCAGACAATGAAGCTGATCTCTGATCTTAAGTTCGACAGACTTGGTGTATTTACCTATTCACCAGAAGAAGATACTGTCGCAGCTACGATGGAAGATCAGGTTCCTGAGAGAACCAAGAAGACGCGCCGTACAAAGCTTATGAAGATGCAGCAGGAGTTTGCATTTGATGGCGCAAAGAAAATGGTTGGAAGAAAACTTAAAGCTATTATTGAAGGCAGAATAGGTGATGACGATCCGGATACAGATGATCTTGGAAGACCTCTGTATACATATGTTGCCAGAACCTATAAAGACAGCCCTGATATAGATGGTTTCCTCTTTATAGAAGATGTTCCTTATGATCTTATGAGTGGCAAGTTCGTAGATGTAAGGATCAAGGGATCAGATGGCTATGATCTGATTGGCGAAATAGATGACGAAGAATAA